A single region of the Zootoca vivipara chromosome 2, rZooViv1.1, whole genome shotgun sequence genome encodes:
- the MFAP3 gene encoding microfibril-associated glycoprotein 3 translates to MKLSCCLLTLILSASVSALENVASNLTAATGSRFLPLASFLPTLQAFTKSAVPQDIIVKEGNGAFIECKLNISQHNTILWFNSKGHLLKQDGEDGRWLISNSTLNITSVTFGDRGRYSCVVTTQNGSFYYSVTLRVVSTSGDMGIYYMIVCLVAFTITLILNITRLCMMSSHLRKTEKAINEFFRTEGAEKLQKAFEIAKRIPIITSAKTLELAKVTQFKTMELARYIEELARSIPLPPLILNCRAFMEEIFEAVRVDDPDEIGDGVKQTQALGVQDGLYPLNPEIKRSNSPTADSDDGSINDHGKEIAVEVSIHLQSEAQSIDTVSNDSVPSIPSEDDAGAESSTAAKAGV, encoded by the exons ATGAAGCTCAGCTGCTGCCTATTGACTTTGATTCTCAGTGCTAGTGTTTCTGCACTAGAAAATGTGGCCTCCAACCTGACAGCTGCTACTGGGTCAAGGTTCCTTCCTCTTGCATCATTTCTTCCCACCCTACAAGCCTTCACAAAATCGGCAGTACCTCAAGATATCATAGTGAAAGAAGGTAACGGTGCTTTCATTGAATGTAAGCTGAACATCAGTCAGCATAACACCATCCTTTGGTTCAACTCAAAAGGGCATCTACTGAAGCAGGATGGAGAGG ATGGAAGATGGCTGATCTCTAACAGTACCCTTAATATCACAAGTGTAACCTTTGGTGACCGGGGGCGATACAGTTGTGTTGTCACTACCCAAAATGGCTCTTTCTATTACTCAGTCACCCTCAGGGTGGTCTCCACATCTGGGGACATGGGCATTTACTACATGATTGTCTGCCTGGTTGCCTTTACTATCACCCTGATCTTAAATATAACACGTCTGTGCATGATGAGCAGCCACCTCCGCAAGACAGAGAAGGCCATCAATGAATTCTTCAGGACTGAAGGGGCCGAGAAACTACAGAAGGCCTTTGAAATTGCCAAACGCATTCCAATCATTACCTCTGCCAAAACGCTGGAACTGGCCAAAGTCACCCAGTTTAAGACTATGGAATTGGCTCGATACATTGAAGAGCTAGCCAGAAGTATCCCTCTTCCGCCACTAATCCTTAACTGTAGGGCCTTTATGGAAGAGATATTTGAAGCAGTGAGAGTCGATGACCCTGATGAAATTGGAGATGGAGTCAAACAGACACAAGCCCTCGGTGTCCAAGACGGACTCTATCCCTTAAACCCAGAAATTAAGCGCAGTAATTCACCGACCGCAGACTCGGATGATGGTTCTATAAATGACCATGGTAAAGAAATAGCTGTTGAGGTATCCATCCACCTTCAGTCAGAAGCACAAAGCATTGACACTGTTTCCAACGACAGTGTTCCCTCCATACCTTCTGAAGATGATGCAGGTGCTGAATCCAGTACAGCAGCAAAGGCAGGTGTATGA